Below is a window of Quercus robur chromosome 6, dhQueRobu3.1, whole genome shotgun sequence DNA.
AGTACATAAATCTAGatttaagtaattaaatttcaaatatcttgtttaaatagtttcaaaataagcaagaatttgaatttaacaaatccaccaaaaaaatttaaccttaaaatcattaaaatttaaaatagcttCTAAACCCATATAATTTTGGATATTCATAAAACGtactttaatatttataaatttgaattaatgCATTTCAAATCCATCACtttaaagttcaaatttaaTTCCAAATTCAAATATCCAAACGCAACCTAAATATTCAATGGAAATACTACATGATATATCAATTTTCTGTTTGATTGACTAAgacaaactaaaaaataatcacTTATCTTCCTATATTCTCATCTTTTTGTTTGTGAGAAAAATGTGTGATACTACGACTGTGTTTGTTTCAGGTGagaatgaaattttgaaaatatttcacCCTAATGTGAGTTTGGGAGCACATGTAAAACTCAGTCAAACTTAAAATCATTTCCTTTTACCGTAAAATTTTTCCCTCCAACTATAAAATCATTTACACATTCCATTTATCTTCGAACCAAGTTTTACGAATTGAAAaccagaaaagagagagagagagagagagcttgaagGGAAAGTGAACCCGAAGAGAGAGAGCTTGAACTTGGGACAATCTCATCGTCGCCACCGGCTCATAGTCGCCACCTGAAGTTCGTCGTCACCGCCATCATATGTGTGTCATCTCGTTCTCGTCGCCACCTAAAGCTCGTCCTCATCACCATCTAGATCGGAGCCTTGTCATCTCATTCTCCTCGCTACCGTCCTATAGCTCGTCTCTTCCACCTTTGTCAATCTcatcgccgccgccgccgccctCTAGATCGACCCACCCATGACCAATCTCATCATGCCAAAGCAAAGAGCTATAGTGCCACAAAAAGGAGTAAGAGAGCTAGAGGAAGATGAGAATAAATTTGATCATGGGAAAGTTGATACCAAGGAAGATATTGGCGTTCTTGCAATGGAGATCGCAAAGGAGCAAGCCGAGCATAAAATTAATCTTGGAAAAACCAAGATGAAGGAAGACATTGATGTTACTACCATAGATCAATCTAAGAAAGGTTTCAAGTTGGATATTCCTTTGGTTATTGATTTCATCATTCCAAATGAATTTAATGATATGatgcaaaagaaaatttcttttttcttggtgCTTCCAAACGTGATCAAAGAGTTGGTGCAAGTTTCAAGTTTGAAGATCCTTATACTTCAACACTTTAAAACTCGAGGTCTAGTTTCTTCCAACTGGAGGAGCATGATAGAGTCATGGAAGATTAATATGCTATTACTTTGCAAATTCGCCTAttcaagaattattttattggattcTCATGTGACTTCCAATTGAAGTGAAAGTAATGCCCTTTTAATGGTCAAAATCTGAGTCTTTTAGGGTTAAAacagtttttaatttgggtttttatttaattagttatGGTCAGTTTGATATTGAGGGGCAAATTTGTAATTTCCACAATTCTAACAAATTAAGggttttttggtaattttgttaaGTCTAGAATCTTCTAGGGTTTTAAGTATCTTAGGTTTATTTACTTTGGGTCCAAGTTAGTATTTATTAGGTTTTATTAGTAGTCCTAATACTAGTAGGAATCATATTACTACAAGTACAAgtaagaatcttttttttttgataaatagtcTTTATACATATATTGTGCTCAATGTATTCAAAGAAGCAAAAtaagttgattaataaaattgagtGTTTTGAGCAATAGGCATGTtggcttttgttgtttttttctctctcttttctttattttctcctttctttctaGGGCTACTGTTCACAATACTGTTCACAATCCCCTAAACAGCCCTAGCTTCTCTCTAATGCTTCTTCTTTCCTACCCTAAACCCACCACAACTAAAAGTAGACAAATCCCTAATTTGGCCTGCATCACAAAACGAAGAGGCCAACAGAAAAATGACAGGTTTCAGACACTAACTAATCAAGCAAAAATTAGTTCCAATTGTCCTTAAGagttgggggaaaaaaaaaaaaaaccacccttTGTATGTCTCCAGCATTTCTCACTAGCGCTATTTCTCATGGGGCATGTTGACAAAATCTGTAAATAGACATGGCAGAAATGCATTCACTCGCAAAGAGACATGAAGACACTAAAGATAAAATCCACTCCTGCCCCAGCCCGCCACCCAGCCTCTTTGGCATCCCTCCCTCCCCCACCCCTAAGTCCAGAAAAAGTCAAAATGCTGATAAGACTACAATAAAGTTTAGGCCCTAAACAAGcaaatgcataaataaatatgCAATAGAGCCAAATACTATTTCAGATTAGTTCCATAATATAAGATCAAGATCGAGTACAAAATTCCAGTGATCTACCCAGATTGAGTCACTGCAGGGCACAGTTAAAAATACCCTAAGGAGTAACCAAATGTGCAAACTTAAATGAAAGCttctataaagaaaatgaaCTCAACCCAACAGTTGCTTGGAATATTACCTGATATAAATCAATATTTGGATTTCACCATAAGTTTTAGCAAGGACTGTAAAGTGAGTCAGGCAATCTGCTCATACACAACACTGGAATTTTGATGCAATTCATCCCAGCAACATCTGGTTTCACACTTTCACTTGACCTTAAGGGTACCCTTACCTAACCAAAACAATTTCTTGGGAAGGGAAGCAAGAATaggaaaaggggaaaaaaaaaaaaaaaaaaaagtataaaaaaggaagaaaaatgggGGAAGGAGTAAGACGCCAGGTTTATAACATATTGctaaaaaatattgacaaaCATTATCAGGAGATAACATGTTTATTCCATACTGCATTAACCAACACTCTCAACAACTTTCAGAACTTGGATGGAAGATTAAGGACACAAGCTTGCCaccataaacaaacaaaatctgTGATGACTGCATACCTCAATTTATATCAGAGAAAATCAATCCTGCCAAATTGAATGTCAGAAAGCTCCAATGAAAATCACCATGATACCTGCATGTGCTGGGGATACTATCCTAACCCACAaaaagaggggtaaaaaagtaaaacaaaaaaaaaaaaaaaaaaaaaaaaaaaaagatttctgaATGATTACAGTCCCACTACAAGAAATTTATACGAAAGTGGAATCTATTATATCATCCACATCAACCAGTAagttctcaaattttttttttttttaaagagtcaACAAATAGAGATTGCAAAAGAAAATGCAGGCCTAAGAGATAGATTTGACTAAAAGGAATGAGTTTAGAAAGAGACCAATAAAAACATGTTTAAGAACTTAAATCACATAGCGATAAAATTCTTTACCTaacctatattttaaaatttcattagtgTTCAGATTCGGTATttcttgataagaaaaattatatacatcCTAAAAGGTGCAGAGTGAATAATCCTTTAAATAAACATTTTAATCAAGAAATTCACTATGCAATAATAGAAATAATAGTCCAACATACATCAAGCAGTAAAAGAAGCTCGCTACAAACATGCATGGCCGATTGTGGTTGAAAGCATGAAACTTCTTCAAATACTTAAAACACAGGAAGACCAGCTTCAAGACTATAGTCCCGGTCAATTCCATAAGGACCtgcaaagaaataaacaaacacaaagCATATTTGTGAAGAGCAAACAACCGCCAGAAAATTCCGAGCACCAAAAGTAACATTAAGCAATCTTTCATGGAAACCAGACTGAGCCCTTTTCGGAGAAATTGCACCCATCACTCAGCATGAAAAATCTTGGAAAACAGCAACCCCATGGTCCACGATATACTTCTAGCATTGGTTTATATCTTCTATACTGAAGTCACCAGGAAACATATCCGCCTCGGGTGAGATAGAGCTTCTCGGTTGAGCCTTCAGCATTGGGGAAATTGAAGACCTATCTCTAATCACAAACTCTGATTCATCATTAATGCAATCCACGCGCTGGTTTGAGCCAGTTCTGTCACTATTATCCACTTTGGCTGACTTCTCACAATTATCTCGATCTTCCATTCCTGTAAACcaggggaggaaaaaaaaaggatatagaGCTACTTTCAGCATCATTAACACTGAAAAATCAATTATTGTTTAGGTTTATAGCAATTACTAGCTGTACCTAGCTCTATATGCTCAGTTAAAGATGCTTCATGTTCCCTTAGCTCCTCTTCAACCAAGGAGATTCTACAACTTGGTAAAAATGAACCTCCTCCTTCGCTGTTAACATTTGTCAAATATGCCTTTTTTGGATCCTGGTCATATTCAATTGCCATATTTTCCACCACCAATTCCTTTGAGTTACAATCCTCAGGTTCTGAAATAAACATCCCATTATCATTCATGCTCATCAAATCCTTCAAAGTGGAATCTGCTTCCTCTTTCACATCTTCTTGATGCTTTGATATTTCATAACTGTTTTCATCCCTCCCATCATTGGAATTAAGTTTCCCTTCAGCAAATTCTGACCTAGATAGGCTTACATGATTTGATTCATTTTCCTCCATACTTGTCGGTGACAAACTACTGCCTCTACAATGCTTATGTTCTGCAGATATTGAACTGGACAGTGATTTCTCATGAAGTTTCGATTTTTCAGCTCTACTTCCCCCTATTCTATTATAGGAGTGATGCTTCCCTTCAGCAGAATTTGACCTAGAGCGCCTCCTGTGTTTAGATTTACCAGGGGATGACCTGCTTCCTCTATGGTGCTTAGCTTCCACAGACACTGACCTTGACCGTCTTCTGTCACGATGCTTTGATTTTCTGTCCCTGCTTTCATCCACTTTTTCCTTGGAGTATCGCTTACCTTCCACGGACCTTGATCTGGACTGCCTTCTATCACGATGTTTAGACTTCTCATCTCTTGTTTCATCTACTTTCCTATCAGAGTGATGCTTCCCTTCCAAAGACTTTGACCTGGACCGCCTTCTGTCACGATGTTTTGGTTTATCTTCTCTAGATTTGTCTAATTTCTCATTGGCATGGTGCTTTCCTTCTAAAGACTTTGACCTGGACCGCCTTCTATGTTTGGATTTATTTTCATCCATACCTCTTGGGGTTGACCTGCTGCTCCTATGAAGTTTATCTTCTCTAGATAAGGACCTGGAACGCCTTCGATCATGAAACTTAGATTTTTCATCTCGAGACTCCTCTGTTTTCTCACCAGACAGATGCTTACCATCAACAGATTTTGACCTAGAGCGTCTTCTGTGTTTTGACTTGTTTTCATCAGCAATTTTTGGAGATGACCTACGTACTCTCTGATGAGTTGGTGATCTTGAACGAACACGAGATGATTTCCTTGCTCTATATGGTGAACTTTCTCGGTGACGTTTTGGTGAGACTGAATCAGCTCGGTATGATTTTCTTGTTAGAGGGCTTGCACTCCTGCTCTTATGTCTTCTCGAAGCAGATAAATGATGATCATGTGATCTTTCTGAATCTCGCCTTCTAGTTCTGTCACTGCCATCCCGAATGTCTCGATATGACCACCATTCATTGTCATAGCCAGACTGATGGTGAGATCTCAATGGTGATCTAGATCTACGATCCCTAGGGTGGCGGGATGGAGGTGAGTAAGAACGAGACCTCCGCTTTCGACGATAAATGACTGGTGATCTAGACTTTGACCTTGACCTCGCACGAGTAGTGGATGGTGATCTGTAAATTAGagtaatataaataaacaactttCTAAGAATCAAAAtctcgaaaaataaataaataaataaaagaagccCTTAGAATTAAATAGaacaatataaaattgtatCACAATTATCTTTCAATCCTAACTCTATAACTGTATCAAAGTAATCAACATCTTACGCCAAaaaatttttatcttcttcCAATTTTCTACACTTTAACCAATTCAATCAATAGCCAGACCTCATTTAAGATGATGACCCTTATTAGAACtatacttcttttttaataatataagttttaaaGGAAGGACAAGTACAAGAAAAGTTTAGCTCAAAGAAGCCATGACATTTAAAATAACAATACAATCCTAGATCAAGTAGGCAAATATTCAGAGGAATATTAATACTATTAATAAGACCACCGATAATAACCACTTCTTAATCATCTTCATTTTGAATCTTACGCATTCCTTGATCACAGTTCACCAGCCTCTATTAGAACCTCTCTTAAAGCCATAGTCTCTGTCATAAGCACAAAGAAATTCCATCTACAACCCTAACCCATCACTCCCTTATTTAGTGTCCAAACTCCCATTGAAGGACCAATTCCTCCCCATTACAGCACCATAAAACTTAAATTTCCTGCTAAATCAATTTGATACCTTTCTAGTTTCCTGCATAATTACAAACTATAAATGCATGTCTTTCCTAACCTTTCACCATAACCTCTGAAATCCCAAAATTCCTGCAATGCAAATTTTGTTTACCTTTCCACTATTAATCCTTTACCGTTACCATCCCCCACTAAGTATATAACGCTAAAGCCTCTATCTTTCATCCTTCAAACAAAAGActaaaatctttctttttttttggcaaaatacAATTCACACCCTATAAGTTTGGTGAATTGTCAATCAAGTCCactaagtttaaattttgtcattttagttcgCTAACTTTGACAAAGCGATCATTTTAGTCTTTCCGTCATTTGCCATTTGAAAACACCGTTAACTCTCTTAAAATAAAGCTGTCATGTTtctaacattaaaaaattatttaaagattatgttattcatttaattaaaccaaaaaaaaaaaaaaagtttcagacTCCCCCCCCCAACCACCATGAATGAAGAGGGTCGGAATTTCACAAGCATCACCACAAACAAATAGCCTTCAATATTCATTCTACACTTCAAAACTTCTAAAGCATCCCATTGTCATCTTCCTTCctaatttttacaaataaatctgATCCACTCCACCGCCCTTCTTCACCTGGGAACCAATAGATCATAGGATTAAAGAGATGGTTGGGCTTCAAAGCCTGACTGATTAAGATTCCACCAACCCCAACCTAATCATTTCAAGAGAACCAGCTCTAGTTTCTTTCCAGTGACTATATGCTTCTTTAATTGTCCTCACAATTGCAACACAGCACTTCACAACACTTCTCTTTGCTGTTGTGTTTTGTCCAAGAAGATTTGATCCTGATGGCAAATCTGAGTTCCTTGGCATAGCAATTATAACAATTGTAAGCATCATTCTTTGATTAGGGATTCAGTGGCTTGACTgaatttgggttttggaggtttGGCCAAGATCTACTGGTGGCTAGGCTGTGTCGGCTATGCATTTGTtcatattttgttttggatttttgtgaTTAGGTGGGTCGCTTGTAAGGGATTGCGGTTGCAGAATTTGTAGGAGAATGGGATCTAGATCTTTCTATGCATTTTCTTATCAATTTGGGAAGATCGCAAATAGGTTGACCCGTGGTTCTCAATTTGGATTTGTTACCTTGGTGCATTTTGCCATTCCTTCATGTTGGGGAgggtttgagattttttatttatttaaataaatgattaaaataaaatctaaccaATTTTTAAAGTTACAAACGTGAAACAATGTCATTTTAAGCAAATTACCAACAGTTTTCAAATGGCAATGGGCAGAAGGACTAAAATGACCACGTTGTCAAAGTTAACGAACTAAAATGACAATTAAACTTAATGGATTGAAACAGTGTTGGTAAATGTTGGTAAAAGTGTGAGGCACACTTAAGCACGAGCCTAGGCCATTATAATCAAAGCTATGCCGGGCGCTTGCCTAGGTGCTCATGCGAGGTGAGGAGCCACTAAGGTAGTGGCGCCTTCATGGCTCTAAGGCGAGGTGCCTTTAGTGAGGTGCTTGCCTTTGGAGCCTAGGCAAGTAAGGCAACACCTTAAGCCATGAAAAATATGCTAAGGCGAGAGCCtcggttctctttttttttaggctaaaatgcaaagtCCACCCTCTAAGTTTGACAAAAATTCATTTCAGTCTactaattttacttttgttcaattaagtcctctaagtttcaaagtTATTCAGTTCGGGCCTTTTGTCCAATTTCGTTAGAAAAATTGCcattaagtgtgcatttggctaCCAGTTAAAgagccagcttattttactattcagcttatttttattactattcatagatcccactgtactttttggtactatttataggtcccactatactatttcagttaacttttacctttatctacagtactttcagcaaaaaaatttcagtttcattaaaataagcgaatcccaaacagaccctaaatatacaattaacaaatgaaaaaaaaggttttttgaaaaaattctcacacaaaaaagtgtaaataaatttttttttaagggaaattttttaacaaaattggatAGAAGGCCTGAATCAAATAATTGAAACTTGGAGGactcaattgaatgaaagtaaagttaaaggactaaaatgaatttaAGCCAAACTTAGAAggtgcaatttgcattttagccttcttttaattttaaattttttatagagGTTTGTTGCAATTGTAAAACCTATTATtagattattaatttaaaaagacaTGTTATAAAACCTATTGTTAGttaaattaatttacaaaagtTTGTTGTAAAACTTATTAttagattaattaattttatatagaaGCTTGTTGGAAAACCTATTGCTAGAATAACTAATAGAGCCTAAACCATGTTAAACGcattttgaattaatttgatAGACCTAACTTCTTCATACAACACATTGAAAAACACTTCATTATGATATTTCAATACACTAGTTACATGTGATTTAAGTTCTATAggtataataaatatatttagaaCTTGGCTAGCGCCTTTTTTTGGCCTTAGGCCTCGGGTGAGACAAGGCCTTGTTGCCTTATGGTCGCCTTTCACCTTTGACTACCTTGGCCTAGGCACAAAGCAGAAGTGATTGAAGTGAAGTGCACATTTCTtagaaaaatgtaataaatttaaaaataattattaatggcAATACAATAATCAAGAaatcaaaaaatcatataagttaaaatataacattttatatCATTCTCTTGATCACTTATTTACTTAATCagtaataatcaatatatatctaCATGCACAGTTCATTAAATGTTCAACATcaactactattttttttttttttatgaataacaaCTTTATTAGAGAGCAAACCATACAGAACAACAAACTTCCTTCCTAATAACATCACCAAAACAGGAAGGGCAAATACCCAGCACAAAAGAACCACAACTTTAAAATTAgggaaaattacaatttacccacATGTGGTTtggccgaaatttaagttgcctacctgtggtttaaaatttgacactttacccacctgagatTAGCTCAATTAGATTTCTATAACTCAACTTTGTTAAAAACAAAgctaaacatataattttgctCCACTTTTACGTCTTtctcctccaaaaacacaaaaaacataaaaatacaagatcaaaaaCCATCCATTGGAATACTTGCATCATGGAATTTCAAATCACAGGTaagtaacttaaattttggtcaaacctCAAGtgggtaaaatgtcaaattttaaaccacaaataagcaacttaaatttcagctAAGCCACatgtgggtaagttgtaatttgcccttaAAATTAGGAGACCATTTGGCTAAAGTGTGGGTGGTAGCTAAGTTAGCTTGCCTAGGAACCCAACATTAACTACTAAAGtaactaaatattaaataattatcacaaatagattaaatcatacattttttttccatgaatAAATTTCGGAACACAACAATCTTGGTACCAAGCAGAAAAGTCAAGGGTATAGGTAAAGGTGGAAGGGGTGGGCTTAAGTGTATGGTAAAATACCATAAAATTGACTTTCATATACCAAATCAACAGTCTATTTCAATAGTATTAAGATCAGATGGCTAAAATTCATATTtggttcattttttaaaaagcacAAAAAGCAAGCTTTGAGCTTATTGAAAAAAGCTCCAAAAAGAAAAGCTCGCTTTATGCCTGCTTCTTCAAATGCGCCTCACTTTAGATGTGAAAAGTGAGGGGGCTTTGGCGCTTTGCACTTCCCACTCAAGtggtttcaataaaatttttgttatttataaataaaaaataaaaaagagaggttTGGGCATTGTCATTTCAGCAATGCTGGTAAAAGTGCTGGGACTTTGGCAGCACTTTGCACATCCCGCTCAAGCACGCTTTTACCAGCATTGCTGAAATGACAATTcaccaaacctttttttttttttttaaataacaaaatttttattgaaatcaAAGCAAACCCAAAGGACATTGGGAATGTACTATGGGGGCAATACAATAAAGATCTCACATACAATTCACCAAACTTATAgggcataaatttttttcaacaatAGCCTCCCCACATCAGTATCATAGATAATAAGTTTAGGATTG
It encodes the following:
- the LOC126688397 gene encoding uncharacterized protein LOC126688397, which gives rise to MADRNSALAKPIWMKQAEEAKLKSEAEKAAAAKAAFEATFKDVDKNHEKKPALSADDSESDEEGEDDEEDLANKPIGPVDPSKCTAAGAGIAGGTACASSSFMVVTKDADGRKVANGGAQIKVKVSPGVGVGGSEQEGIVKDMGDGTYTVTYVVPKRGNYMVTIECNGKPIMGSPFPVFFSAGTSSGGLLGLAPASTFPNLVNQTMPNMPNYSGSVSGAFPGLLGMIPGIVPGASGGAILPGIGASLGEVCREYLNGRCAKTDCKLNHPPHNLLMTALAATTSMGTVSQVPMAPSAAAMAAAQAIVAAQALQAHAAQVQAQAQSAKESSGSPDKAGKSDALKKTLQVSNLSPLLTVEQLKQLFSFYGSVVECTITDSKHFAYIEYLKPEEATAALALNNMDVGGRPLNVEMAKSLPQKPALLNSPLASSSLPLMMQQAVAMQQMQFQQALLMQQTMTAQQAANRAATMKSATELAAARAAEISKKLKVDGVGNEENEVKQKSRSPSTTRARSRSKSRSPVIYRRKRRSRSYSPPSRHPRDRRSRSPLRSHHQSGYDNEWWSYRDIRDGSDRTRRRDSERSHDHHLSASRRHKSRSASPLTRKSYRADSVSPKRHRESSPYRARKSSRVRSRSPTHQRVRRSSPKIADENKSKHRRRSRSKSVDGKHLSGEKTEESRDEKSKFHDRRRSRSLSREDKLHRSSRSTPRGMDENKSKHRRRSRSKSLEGKHHANEKLDKSREDKPKHRDRRRSRSKSLEGKHHSDRKVDETRDEKSKHRDRRQSRSRSVEGKRYSKEKVDESRDRKSKHRDRRRSRSVSVEAKHHRGSRSSPGKSKHRRRSRSNSAEGKHHSYNRIGGSRAEKSKLHEKSLSSSISAEHKHCRGSSLSPTSMEENESNHVSLSRSEFAEGKLNSNDGRDENSYEISKHQEDVKEEADSTLKDLMSMNDNGMFISEPEDCNSKELVVENMAIEYDQDPKKAYLTNVNSEGGGSFLPSCRISLVEEELREHEASLTEHIELGMEDRDNCEKSAKVDNSDRTGSNQRVDCINDESEFVIRDRSSISPMLKAQPRSSISPEADMFPGDFSIEDINQC